A portion of the Lolium rigidum isolate FL_2022 chromosome 1, APGP_CSIRO_Lrig_0.1, whole genome shotgun sequence genome contains these proteins:
- the LOC124683809 gene encoding GTP-binding nuclear protein Ran-3-like: MALPNTQPQGYPSFKLVLVGDGGTGKTTFVKRHVTGEFEKKYEPTIGVEVRPLDFQTNCGKVRFECWDTAGQEKFGGLRDGYYIHGHCAIIMFDVTSRLTYKNVATWHRDICRVCANIPIVLCGNKVDVKNRQVKSKMVTFHRKKNLQYYEISAKSNYNFEKPFLYLARKLSGDMNLRFTEEFALVPAEVTIDVAAQQKIDAEIAAAAAMPLPDEDGDNMD, encoded by the exons ATG GCTCTCCCCAACACCCAGCCCCAGGGCTACCCAAGCTTCAAGCTCGTCCTCGTCGGCGACGGCGGCACCGGCAAGACCACCTTCGTGAAGAGGCACGTCACCGGGGAGTTCGAGAAGAAGTACGAAC CGACTATCGGCGTGGAGGTGCGGCCGCTGGACTTCCAGACCAACTGCGGGAAGGTCAGGTTCGAGTGCTGGGACACGGCCGGCCAGGAGAAGTTCGGCGGTCTCCGTGATGGATACTA CATCCATGGCCATTGCGCAATCATCATGTTCGATGTCACCTCCCGGCTCACCTACAAGAACGTTGCCACCTGGCACAGGGACAtctgcag GGTTTGCGCAAACATCCCCATCGTCCTGTGCGGCAACAAGGTGGACGTGAAGAACCGGCAGGTCAAGTCCAAGATGGTGACCTTCCACAGGAAGAAGAACCTCCAGTACTACGAAATCTCTGCCAAGAGCAACTACAACTTCGAGAAGCCTTTCCTCTACCTTGCGAGGAAGCTCTCAGG GGACATGAACCTCCGGTTCACCGAGGAGTTTGCGCTCGTACCCGCCGAAGTCACCATCGACGTCGCCGCCCAGCAAAA GATTGACGCGGAGATAGCAGCTGCAGCGGCAATGCCCCTCCCGGATGAGGATGGTGACAACATGGACTGA